Proteins found in one Candidatus Omnitrophota bacterium genomic segment:
- a CDS encoding GDP-mannose 4,6-dehydratase, producing the protein AVADIIAGRQKKLYLGNLEAKRDWGFAPEYAEGMWKILQQKKADDFVLGTGQTHSVREFVRAAFSYAGINWKKYVLIDKRYFRPTEVKILRANPAKAKKILGWKPRATFDDLVKIMVDADMRFAGLEPIGVGDRILKEKFPHRWWRAD; encoded by the coding sequence CGCAGTAGCAGATATTATTGCTGGCAGGCAAAAGAAGCTTTATTTGGGTAACCTGGAGGCAAAGCGCGATTGGGGTTTTGCTCCGGAGTATGCTGAAGGTATGTGGAAAATCCTGCAGCAGAAAAAAGCGGATGATTTTGTTTTAGGCACTGGCCAAACGCATTCAGTAAGAGAATTTGTGCGGGCGGCATTTTCCTACGCGGGAATAAATTGGAAAAAATATGTATTAATTGATAAGAGGTATTTTCGTCCTACGGAAGTAAAAATACTTAGAGCAAATCCCGCTAAGGCCAAAAAGATCCTGGGGTGGAAACCAAGGGCCACTTTTGATGATTTAGTAAAGATTATGGTGGATGCTGATATGCGGTTTGCCGGCCTTGAGCCCATTGGTGTCGGCGATAGGATCTTGAAAGAAAAGTTCCCGCATAGATGGTGGAGAGCGGATTAA